The Micromonas commoda chromosome 16, complete sequence genome has a window encoding:
- a CDS encoding predicted protein has protein sequence RADIPIGVDVDVIRKEDQASGAVRRGKVREFLTNSSTHPQGVKVRLEDGTIGRVARVH, from the coding sequence cgcgccgacaTTCCgatcggcgtggacgtggacgtgatCCGCAAGGAGGATCAGGCGAGCGGGGCGGTGAGACGCGGGAAGGTTCGCGAGTTTCTCACCAACTCGTCAACGCACCCGCAGGGGGTAAAGGTGCGGCTCGAGGACGGCACcatcgggcgcgtcgcgagggtgcAC
- a CDS encoding predicted protein, whose protein sequence is MSGIMRAAARGARRLESSRVTSHARASIAPFHRIDGSEKSWNPSAAQIREPVGLPGMTFTPWGGVSDGEKISALEAKMRWMEHSMERKISYLEKELRSAREEAATSRQRAVPEVPELYSRTTPESLPQFEALRRLKVADLRALLKVRGCSTEGRKHDLVLRLDENRDAPVIAASGPAATAASQAADAAWRKVQREITPPKCTGHDEVCKVRVVKKSGPNFGRLFFTCPRTKDDSCDFFQWTHLPRRRDARGGASSRKASRRVTTVEVGDATLSRRATIPAEVNQDDLMAVNLSELMEEFTIVASGRPRVY, encoded by the coding sequence ATGAGCGGCATCAtgagggccgcggcgcgtggtgcgcgtcgcctcgagtCCTCACGAGTGACATcccacgcccgcgcgtcgatcgcaCCGTTTCACCGCATCGATGGCTCCGAGAAGTCTTGGaacccctccgccgcgcagatCCGCGAGCCCGTCGGTTTGCCCGGCATGACGTTCACGCCGTGGGGGGGCgtgagcgacggcgagaagatCAGCGCCCTGGAGGCTAAGATGCGATGGATGGAACACTCGATGGAGAGGAAGATAAGCTACCTGGAAAAGGAGCTCAGGAgtgcgagggaggaggcggcgacgtcgcggcagAGGGCGGTGCCCGAGGTGCCGGAGCTGTACTCCAGGACGACGCCCGAGTCCCTGCCCCAGTTTGAGGCTCTCAGGCGGCTGAAGGTGGCGGACCTGAGGGCGCTCCTCAAGGTTCGCGGGTGCAGCACGGAAGGGAGGAAGCACGACCTCGTGTTACGGCTGGACGAGAATAGGGACGCGCCCGTCATAGCCGCCtccggacccgcggcgacggcggcttcgcaGGCTGCGGATGCCGCGTGGAGGAAGGTGCAGCGGGAGATCACGCCGCCCAAGTGCACGGGACACGACGAGGTGTGCAAGGTTAGGGTGGTGAAGAAGAGCGGACCCAACTTCGGCAGGCTATTCTTCACGTGCCCGCGGACCAAGGACGACAGCTGCGACTTCTTCCAGTGGACGCACctgccgcggcgacgcgacgcgcgagggggtGCGTCCAGCAGAaaggcgtcgaggcgggtgACGACTGTCGAGGTtggggacgcgacgctctcgcggcgtgcgacgaTCCCAGCCGAGGTGAACCAGGACGACCTGATGGCGGTGAACCTGTCGGAGCTCATGGAGGAGTTCACGATCGTGGCGTCCGGTAGGCCGCGCGTGTACtga
- a CDS encoding predicted protein, whose product PIYGRIHAKLTESLSPVTLTIKDESFMHAGHSGNPSGDPDAETHFKVYCVSEAFAGMNMVARHRLVYGLLDQEIKDGVHALSLKTKTPSE is encoded by the coding sequence CCGATTTACGGCAGAATCCATGCCAAACTCACGGAGTCTCTGTCGCCCGTGACCTTGACCATCAAGGACGAGAGCTTCATGCACGCGGGTCACTCCGGGAATCCCAGCGGGGAtcccgacgcggagacgcaCTTCAAGGTGTACTGCGTgagcgaggcgttcgcgggcATGAACATGGTGGCGAGGCACAGGCTGGTGTACGGGTTGCTGGATCAGGAGATCAAGGACGGGGTTCACGCGCTGAGTCTCAAGACGAAGACCCCttcggag